One segment of Dolichospermum sp. DET69 DNA contains the following:
- the gcvP gene encoding aminomethyl-transferring glycine dehydrogenase — protein sequence MVTNSPRIQAHSSQKLSDFTQRHIGPNPDDVQQMLNILGLSSLDDLIDKTVPQGIRFHQTLNLPAAQSEYAALGMLKQIADKNQVYRSFIGMGYYDCITPAVIQRNILENPGWYTAYTPYQPEIAQGRLEALLNFQTMIIDLTGLEIANASLLDEGTAAAEAMSMSYGVCKNKSHNYFVSSECHPQTIDVLQTRAKPLGINIIIGNHQTFDFSESIFGAILQYPATDGTIYDYRNFITKSHAQGALVTVAADPLSLTLLTPPGELGADIAVGSTQRFGIPLGFGGPHAAYFATKEEYKRLVPGRIIGVSKDVNGKPALRLALQTREQHIRRDKATSNICTAQVLLAVMASMYAVYHGPDGLRAIAQNIHELTATLAAGLKKLGYKISSENFFDTLRVELGNTKLDAILDAANERNINLRIFDNSTVGISLDETTTEADLIDIWQIFALKDQLPFTVEELSISHYQLSRTSKYLTHSVFNRYHSETELLRYLHQLESKDLSLTTSMIPLGSCTMKLNATSEMIPVTWAEFGKIHPFAPISQTRGYQILFQQLEAWLGEITGFAGISLQPNAGSQGEYAGLLVIHEYHQSRGEGHRNICLIPQSAHGTNPASAVMCGMKVVGVACDDHGNIDVEDLKAKAEKHSSELSALMVTYPSTHGVFEEAIQEICAVIHEHGGQVYMDGANMNAQVGICRPGDIGADVCHLNLHKTFCIPHGGGGPGMGPIGVASHLVPFLPGHSVVRMGGDLGAVSAAPWGSASILVISWMYIIMMGADGLTEATKIAILNANYMAKKLESYYPVLYQGKNGLVAHECILDLRSLKKSAQIEIDDVAKRLMDYGFHAPTVSWPVAGTIMVEPTESESKQELDRFCDALIAIREEVAAIESGKMDIEDNVLKNAPHTAESLIIGEWNHPYSREQAAYPAPWNKEYKFWPSVGRIDAAFGDRNFVCSCLPMEAYS from the coding sequence GTGGTAACTAATTCCCCGCGCATTCAAGCTCACAGTAGTCAGAAACTGAGCGACTTTACACAAAGACACATTGGACCAAACCCTGATGATGTTCAGCAAATGCTGAATATATTAGGTCTTTCCAGCCTTGATGATCTCATTGATAAAACAGTACCACAGGGGATTCGCTTTCATCAAACCCTAAATTTACCAGCAGCACAAAGCGAATATGCAGCATTAGGAATGTTAAAACAGATAGCTGACAAAAATCAGGTTTATCGCTCATTTATTGGCATGGGTTATTACGACTGTATCACCCCCGCAGTCATTCAACGCAACATTTTAGAAAATCCCGGTTGGTATACAGCTTACACCCCTTATCAGCCAGAAATTGCCCAAGGACGTTTGGAAGCGTTGTTAAATTTCCAAACCATGATTATTGACTTGACGGGGTTAGAAATTGCTAACGCTTCTTTACTTGATGAAGGAACAGCAGCCGCAGAAGCAATGAGTATGAGTTATGGTGTGTGCAAAAACAAATCCCATAACTATTTTGTTTCTAGTGAATGTCATCCTCAAACCATTGATGTATTGCAAACACGCGCAAAACCTTTAGGGATAAATATCATTATCGGTAATCATCAAACTTTTGATTTCTCAGAATCAATTTTTGGTGCAATTCTCCAATATCCCGCAACCGACGGCACAATTTACGACTACCGCAATTTTATCACAAAGTCTCATGCTCAGGGTGCATTGGTGACTGTAGCCGCAGATCCTTTGAGTTTAACATTACTTACACCTCCCGGTGAATTAGGGGCTGATATTGCTGTAGGCAGTACACAAAGATTTGGTATTCCCTTGGGCTTTGGGGGACCACACGCTGCTTATTTTGCCACGAAGGAAGAGTATAAACGGCTCGTTCCAGGGCGAATTATTGGGGTATCCAAGGACGTAAATGGTAAACCTGCCTTACGTCTGGCTTTACAAACCCGTGAACAACACATTCGCAGAGATAAAGCCACCAGTAATATTTGCACGGCACAGGTTTTACTTGCAGTAATGGCGAGTATGTATGCAGTTTATCATGGACCGGATGGACTCAGAGCGATCGCTCAAAATATCCATGAACTTACCGCAACCTTAGCAGCAGGACTGAAAAAGTTAGGTTATAAAATCAGTTCGGAAAACTTCTTTGATACCTTGCGGGTAGAATTAGGAAATACCAAATTAGATGCAATTCTCGACGCTGCGAATGAGAGAAATATCAACTTGAGAATTTTTGATAATTCCACTGTTGGTATTTCCTTAGATGAAACTACCACAGAAGCAGATTTAATTGATATTTGGCAAATTTTTGCATTGAAAGATCAATTACCGTTCACTGTAGAAGAATTATCAATTTCTCATTATCAACTATCAAGAACAAGTAAATATCTCACTCACTCAGTTTTTAACCGTTATCATTCAGAAACTGAGTTATTACGTTATTTACATCAACTAGAAAGCAAGGATTTATCATTAACAACATCAATGATTCCTTTGGGTTCTTGCACCATGAAGTTAAACGCAACTTCGGAAATGATTCCCGTAACTTGGGCAGAATTTGGGAAAATCCATCCTTTTGCGCCAATTTCCCAAACTAGAGGTTATCAAATTCTGTTCCAACAACTAGAAGCATGGTTAGGAGAAATCACAGGTTTTGCAGGAATTTCCTTACAACCAAATGCAGGTTCTCAAGGTGAATATGCAGGACTTTTAGTAATTCATGAATATCATCAAAGTCGGGGAGAAGGACACAGAAATATTTGTTTAATTCCCCAATCTGCCCATGGAACAAATCCTGCAAGTGCGGTAATGTGTGGAATGAAAGTAGTAGGAGTTGCTTGTGATGATCATGGTAATATTGACGTTGAAGATTTAAAAGCCAAAGCTGAAAAACATAGTAGTGAACTTTCAGCTTTAATGGTGACATATCCATCAACTCATGGGGTATTTGAAGAAGCAATTCAAGAAATTTGTGCTGTCATTCATGAACATGGTGGACAAGTTTACATGGACGGCGCTAATATGAATGCCCAAGTAGGTATTTGTCGTCCTGGTGATATTGGTGCAGATGTCTGTCATTTGAATTTACACAAAACTTTCTGTATTCCTCATGGTGGTGGTGGTCCCGGTATGGGTCCCATTGGTGTGGCTTCCCACCTTGTCCCCTTCCTTCCTGGACATTCTGTGGTGAGAATGGGTGGTGATTTGGGTGCTGTTTCTGCTGCACCTTGGGGTAGTGCAAGTATCCTAGTGATTTCTTGGATGTATATTATCATGATGGGTGCAGATGGGTTGACGGAAGCAACCAAAATTGCCATTTTGAATGCTAATTACATGGCTAAGAAATTAGAGTCTTATTATCCGGTTTTGTATCAGGGAAAAAATGGTTTGGTGGCACATGAATGTATTTTAGATTTGCGTTCTTTGAAGAAATCAGCGCAGATTGAAATTGATGATGTTGCGAAGCGGTTAATGGATTATGGTTTTCATGCACCTACTGTTTCTTGGCCTGTTGCGGGGACAATTATGGTAGAACCAACGGAAAGTGAATCTAAACAGGAATTAGATCGTTTTTGTGATGCTTTGATTGCGATTCGTGAGGAAGTTGCGGCAATTGAATCTGGTAAGATGGACATTGAAGATAATGTTTTGAAAAATGCCCCTCACACTGCGGAAAGTTTGATTATTGGTGAGTGGAATCATCCTTATTCCCGTGAACAAGCTGCTTATCCTGCACCTTGGAATAAGGAATATAAGTTCTGGCCCAGTGTGGGGAGAATAGACGCAGCTTTTGGGGATAGGAATTTTGTTTGTTCTTGTTTACCGATGGAGGCTTATAGTTAA